GAAGCCCGGCACTTCCTTGCGCACCTTCAGCGGCCGCATGCCGAGCCCGGCGTAGATCGCGATCGCGGCGTCCACCGCCTCGGCCGAGGTGCGTTCGCCGCCGAGCACCTCGACGAGCGGCAGCAGATAGACCGGGTTGAACGGATGGCCGACCACGCAGCGCTCGGGATGGGTCGCGCGCGCGTAGAACCCGGTGGGCAGCAGGCCTGAGGTGGACGACGCGATGATCGCCCCGGGCCGCGCGGCGCGGCTGATCCGTTCGTGCAGGTCGAGCTTGAGCGCCTCGCGCTCGGGCGCGCTCTCCTGGATGAAGTCGGCGTCGGCCACGCAGGCCTCGACGGTGCGCGCGAAACGCAGCCGCTCGGGCGCGGCGCCGGGCTTCAGGCCGGCGCGCTCCAGCGCGGGCCACGCGTTCGCCAGGTTGGCGCGCAGCTGCGACTCGGCGCCCTCGGCCGGGTCCCACACCACCACGTCGAGCCCGTTCGCGAGCGCGCGCGCCGCCCAGCCGCTGCCGATCACGCCGGTGCCGATCACGGCGAAGGTCCTGATGTCGGTAAGCAAGGTCATGAATGATCGTCCTTCGTTGTCCCGATGAGGTGATGACGGATTGCCGGGCACCGCGAGCGGCGCCGCCCGGCGCATGCGTCACGCGTAGACGGCGGGCGCGCGCCGTTCGAGCGCGCGCGCCCCGCGCGGCGGCAGGCCCAGCTTCGCGCGGCCCTCGGCCGGCGTCAGCACGCGGCCGCCGAGCCGCTCGACGATTTCGCGCGCGCGCTGCACCAGCGAGCCGTTCGAGGCCGGTACGCCGCGCTCGAGCCAGAGGTTGTCCTCCAGGCCCACGCGCACGTGGCCGCCCAGCAGCATCGCCTGGGCCACCATCGGCATCTGCATGCGGCCGATGCCGAAGCCGGCCCAGTGCGCCCCGGGCGGCATGTTGTCGACCATCGCCTTCATGGTGCCGGTGTCGGCCGGCGCGCCCCACGGAATGCCGAGGCAGAGCTGGAACAGCGGCGGCGCGTCGAGCAGCCCTTCCTTGAGCATCTGCGTGGCGAACCACAGGTGGCCGGTGTCGAAGATCTCGAGCTCCGGCTTCACGCCGAGCTGCTGGATCCGCTGCGCGCCGGCGCGCAGTTGCGCCGGCGTGGAGACGTAGATGGTGTCGCCGTCGCCGAAGTTGAGCGTACCGCAGTCGAGCGTGCAGATCTCGGGCAGCAGCTCCTCCACGTGCACCAGCCGCGCGAGGCCGCCCACCAGGTCGGTGCCCTGCCCGAACTGCAGCGGCGCCTCGCCCGGGCCGATCTCGAGATCGCCGCCCATGCCGGCCGTCAGATTGATGATCACGTCGACGTCGGCCGCGCGGATCCGGTCCACCACCTCGCGGTACAGGTTCGGATCGCGGCTGCCGCGCCC
The window above is part of the Burkholderia glumae LMG 2196 = ATCC 33617 genome. Proteins encoded here:
- a CDS encoding L-carnitine dehydrogenase, with the translated sequence MTLLTDIRTFAVIGTGVIGSGWAARALANGLDVVVWDPAEGAESQLRANLANAWPALERAGLKPGAAPERLRFARTVEACVADADFIQESAPEREALKLDLHERISRAARPGAIIASSTSGLLPTGFYARATHPERCVVGHPFNPVYLLPLVEVLGGERTSAEAVDAAIAIYAGLGMRPLKVRKEVPGFIADRLLEALWREALHLVNDGVATTGEIDDAIRFGAGIRWSFMGTFLTYTLAGGEPGMRHFMKQFGPALALPWTRLAAPALSDALIDRVVDGTARQQGERSIKALERYRDDCITEVIAAVARVKARHGMRDED
- a CDS encoding 3-keto-5-aminohexanoate cleavage protein translates to MNHDVIVTCAVTGAGDTVGRHPAIPVTPRQIAEAAIEAAKAGATVAHCHVRDPRTGRGSRDPNLYREVVDRIRAADVDVIINLTAGMGGDLEIGPGEAPLQFGQGTDLVGGLARLVHVEELLPEICTLDCGTLNFGDGDTIYVSTPAQLRAGAQRIQQLGVKPELEIFDTGHLWFATQMLKEGLLDAPPLFQLCLGIPWGAPADTGTMKAMVDNMPPGAHWAGFGIGRMQMPMVAQAMLLGGHVRVGLEDNLWLERGVPASNGSLVQRAREIVERLGGRVLTPAEGRAKLGLPPRGARALERRAPAVYA